One genomic segment of Candidatus Hydrogenedentota bacterium includes these proteins:
- a CDS encoding formate dehydrogenase accessory sulfurtransferase FdhD, producing MRLTRSEATPVEDLLPVEAVLQLKVNGAAYTTTVRTPGADEALARGLLYTEGVLIDPTIMPNYHAIPDPDTGLTGCLEITVPEASLAKEVAGRRSAMGSASCGLCGIREPEELLMLGTPIVAPPNTRLTFATIAALMTALPDHQPLFQATGGVHGAMAFAPDGSILAHHEDIGRHNAVDKCIGDLLNQGGLQDACGIVVSGRMSYEIVFKAYQARWPYLLSVSAPSSLAVEMAEAFGLCIIGFCREARATVYSHRELVE from the coding sequence ATGCGACTCACCCGATCCGAAGCCACCCCCGTGGAGGACCTTCTCCCCGTGGAGGCGGTGCTCCAACTCAAGGTCAACGGCGCGGCCTACACCACCACCGTGCGCACGCCGGGCGCCGATGAAGCCCTGGCCCGTGGACTGCTCTACACGGAGGGCGTCCTGATCGATCCGACGATTATGCCGAACTATCACGCCATTCCCGACCCCGACACGGGCCTCACGGGCTGCCTGGAAATCACCGTGCCGGAGGCTTCCCTGGCGAAGGAGGTGGCCGGACGGCGCTCGGCCATGGGCAGCGCCTCATGCGGCCTGTGCGGCATCCGCGAACCGGAGGAGTTGCTCATGCTGGGCACGCCTATCGTCGCGCCGCCGAACACGCGGCTCACTTTCGCGACCATCGCGGCGCTCATGACGGCCCTACCCGATCACCAGCCCCTCTTTCAGGCCACCGGCGGCGTCCATGGCGCCATGGCCTTTGCGCCCGACGGTAGTATTCTGGCGCACCACGAGGATATCGGGCGCCACAATGCCGTGGACAAGTGCATCGGCGATCTCCTCAATCAAGGGGGCCTCCAGGATGCCTGCGGCATCGTCGTGAGCGGGCGCATGTCCTATGAAATCGTGTTCAAGGCGTATCAGGCGCGCTGGCCCTACCTGCTGTCCGTGTCCGCGCCATCCTCCCTCGCCGTAGAGATGGCCGAGGCCTTTGGCCTGTGTATCATCGGGTTCTGCCGCGAGGCCCGGGCGACGGTGTATTCCCACCGGGAATTGGTGGAATAG